In Streptomyces canus, one DNA window encodes the following:
- a CDS encoding sensor histidine kinase, translating into MSAARSWYAPVVTRLRTTNPYVVDSALAVLVLFAASLQWMFPDEGDDRLTLVGWLLGAATAVPLIWRRRSPYACALAVSAATTAMAYYHAPPPDVLYGGFVVLYTMAAQGLPWQRRTMLASWLLGAVLTMQHKEHSEPFEYAFHLTGMICAYGLGVLARVQRAYTAAVEDRAGRLERERAAETARAIAQERSRIARDMHDILAHAVSLMVVQAEAGPVVVRSDPDRAEAAFDAIAASGRDAMTQLRRILGVLKEEERRGGAARLPQPDLAGLPDLVRQVSDSTGLRVGLSVRGRPRPLPPDTEVAAYRAVQEALTNTVKHAYASCAQVELDWAEDELTLTVTDDGRGPARSEGGHGLIGLRERAAAYGGSAETGTGPEGGFRVVVRLPAGADREAALG; encoded by the coding sequence ATGTCCGCCGCCCGGTCCTGGTACGCCCCCGTCGTGACCCGCCTGAGGACGACGAACCCGTACGTCGTCGACAGCGCGCTCGCCGTGCTGGTGCTGTTCGCCGCGTCCCTGCAGTGGATGTTCCCGGACGAGGGGGACGACCGCCTGACCCTCGTGGGCTGGCTGCTGGGGGCCGCCACCGCCGTCCCCCTCATCTGGCGGCGCCGCTCCCCCTACGCGTGCGCCCTGGCGGTCTCGGCGGCCACCACGGCGATGGCCTACTACCACGCGCCACCGCCCGACGTGCTCTACGGCGGCTTCGTCGTCCTCTACACGATGGCCGCCCAGGGTCTGCCCTGGCAGCGCCGCACGATGCTGGCGAGCTGGCTGCTCGGGGCCGTGCTGACCATGCAGCACAAGGAGCACTCCGAGCCCTTCGAGTACGCCTTCCACCTCACCGGCATGATCTGCGCCTACGGCCTCGGTGTACTGGCCCGCGTCCAGCGCGCGTACACCGCCGCCGTCGAGGACCGGGCCGGCCGGCTGGAGCGGGAGCGGGCCGCGGAGACCGCGCGCGCCATCGCCCAGGAACGGTCCCGGATCGCCCGGGACATGCACGACATCCTCGCGCACGCGGTGAGCCTGATGGTCGTCCAGGCGGAGGCGGGCCCGGTCGTGGTGCGCAGTGATCCGGACCGCGCCGAGGCGGCGTTCGACGCGATCGCGGCCAGCGGACGGGACGCGATGACCCAACTACGGCGGATCCTGGGGGTGTTGAAGGAGGAGGAGCGCCGTGGCGGTGCCGCCAGGCTGCCCCAGCCGGACCTCGCCGGACTGCCCGACCTGGTCCGGCAGGTCTCCGACTCGACGGGCCTGCGCGTCGGGTTGAGCGTACGGGGCCGACCGCGCCCGCTCCCCCCGGACACCGAGGTCGCCGCCTACCGCGCGGTGCAGGAGGCCCTGACCAACACGGTGAAGCACGCGTACGCTTCCTGCGCACAGGTGGAACTCGACTGGGCGGAGGACGAGTTGACCCTCACGGTGACCGACGACGGCCGAGGACCGGCCCGCTCGGAGGGCGGGCACGGACTGATCGGCCTCAGGGAGCGGGCGGCCGCCTACGGGGGCAGTGCGGAGACCGGGACGGGTCCGGAAGGGGGCTTCCGAGTGGTCGTACGGCTGCCCGCCGGCGCGGACCGGGAAGCGGCCCTCGGGTGA
- a CDS encoding response regulator transcription factor, giving the protein MSIRVVVADDQELVRSGFSMILEAQQDIEVVAEAGDGAEAVDAVRRHTPDVLLLDIRMPVMDGLEAARRVCAQSSCKVVMLTTFDLDEYVYDALYAGASGFLLKDVRRDDLVHAVRVVAGGDSLLAPTITRRLVADIVRRRRGEAATEATPDRLDVLTAREVETLRMLARGLSNAEIATTLFVSEHTVKTHVSNVLSKLGLRDRVQAVICAYETGLVAPGSP; this is encoded by the coding sequence GTGAGCATCCGGGTGGTCGTCGCCGACGACCAGGAACTGGTCCGCAGCGGCTTCAGCATGATCCTGGAGGCGCAGCAGGACATCGAGGTGGTCGCCGAGGCCGGGGACGGCGCCGAGGCGGTCGACGCGGTGCGCCGGCACACCCCCGACGTGCTGCTCCTCGACATCCGGATGCCGGTCATGGACGGCCTGGAGGCGGCCCGGCGGGTGTGCGCGCAGTCGAGCTGCAAGGTGGTCATGCTGACCACGTTCGACCTCGACGAGTACGTGTACGACGCGCTCTACGCGGGGGCCAGCGGCTTTCTCCTCAAGGACGTGCGCCGGGACGACCTCGTGCACGCGGTCCGCGTGGTCGCGGGCGGCGACTCCCTGCTCGCGCCGACCATCACCCGCCGCCTGGTCGCGGACATCGTGCGCCGCCGCCGCGGGGAGGCCGCCACCGAGGCGACCCCCGACCGCCTGGACGTCCTGACGGCCCGCGAGGTGGAGACCCTGCGGATGCTGGCGCGGGGCCTGTCCAACGCGGAGATCGCTACGACGCTGTTCGTGAGCGAGCACACGGTGAAGACCCATGTCAGCAACGTCCTGAGCAAGCTGGGCCTGCGGGACCGGGTCCAGGCGGTGATCTGCGCGTACGAAACGGGTCTGGTGGCGCCGGGTTCCCCCTAG
- a CDS encoding VOC family protein produces the protein MSEVPPAVRELRLVVTAEDYDEALRFYRDVLGLPERAAFSSPDGRVTILEAGRATLELTDPNHAAFIDEVEVGRRVAGHIRVAFEVDDSALTTARLAEAGAEVVAEPTRTPWNSLNSRLEAPGSLQVTLFTELGD, from the coding sequence ATGTCCGAGGTACCACCCGCCGTCCGTGAACTCCGGCTCGTCGTCACGGCGGAGGACTACGACGAGGCGCTGCGCTTCTACCGGGACGTCCTCGGACTGCCCGAACGGGCCGCGTTCTCCTCACCTGACGGGCGGGTCACCATCCTGGAGGCGGGGCGGGCGACGCTGGAGTTGACCGACCCGAACCATGCGGCGTTCATCGACGAGGTCGAGGTGGGGCGGCGGGTCGCGGGACACATCCGGGTGGCGTTCGAGGTGGACGACTCGGCTCTCACCACGGCCAGGCTGGCGGAGGCCGGCGCGGAGGTGGTCGCCGAGCCGACCCGTACGCCGTGGAACTCGCTGAACTCCCGCCTGGAAGCGCCCGGTTCGCTTCAGGTGACCCTCTTCACCGAACTCGGGGACTAG
- a CDS encoding MMPL family transporter produces MLSTLARAATRRPLTVIGLWAAFLLLGFGLGTGVFADLSDDVPDVPGTESDMADDYLSGVDPTGESVTAVVAGEPVSDAALRAQVERTVAEVRKIAGVAEVPDPYTTPGLTARDGQALVVPVTFEGGLSDEAEEEATDSAVETIQRIDAPDVHVSGGELLGRQLGERAQEDVKNAELISLPVVLALLLVVFGGLRAAALPLVIAVSGIAGAFLGLFAFSQVTDISVYAIQVTTMLGLGLAIDYALLMLVRFREERRHTESTEDLVEAVHRTVDAAGRTVLFSGLTVAVSLTGLLVFPSVFLRSMGLAVAAVVVVDMLAAVTLLPALLTTFGGRIRPSKARSQDEEGRVFARLARFAQRRRIAVLVTVVPALLLLALPVIGMRIAIGDARQLPSSTEARQLYDTVDAHFPKGTGVSPVIVVLKPGTDTATGDRIRALVPNSESRELPGGNTVVELQPPGSVDGKAATGLVERVRDVRGDEPVEVTGVAARLVDFRAMLADRAPWAALTVLAGIFVLLFAFTGSVLIPLRTIATTLLSLGAALGVVVWVFQDGHGAGLLGGEGLGALSLTAPPLIVSIAFGLAMDYELFILARMRESRQRTGDDHEAVVTGLRRSGRVVTCAALLLAVVFGAFMTGGFSPILQIGLGLTLAVLIDATVVRMLLVPATMALLGRHAWWAPQPLRRVHDRFGLREAAAAEPSATTKV; encoded by the coding sequence GTGCTCTCCACCCTCGCCCGGGCAGCGACCCGCCGCCCGCTGACCGTCATCGGCCTCTGGGCCGCCTTCCTGCTGCTGGGCTTCGGCCTCGGGACGGGCGTCTTCGCCGACCTCTCCGACGACGTGCCCGATGTGCCCGGCACCGAGTCCGACATGGCCGACGACTATCTCTCCGGCGTGGACCCGACCGGCGAGTCCGTCACCGCGGTCGTCGCGGGCGAGCCGGTCTCGGACGCCGCCTTGCGCGCCCAGGTCGAGCGGACCGTCGCCGAGGTCCGGAAGATCGCCGGGGTGGCCGAGGTACCGGACCCGTACACCACGCCCGGTCTCACCGCCCGCGACGGGCAGGCTCTCGTCGTCCCCGTCACCTTCGAGGGCGGCCTGAGCGACGAGGCCGAGGAGGAGGCGACGGACTCGGCGGTCGAGACCATCCAGCGGATCGACGCGCCCGACGTCCACGTCAGCGGCGGCGAACTGCTCGGGCGACAGCTCGGTGAGCGCGCCCAGGAGGATGTGAAGAACGCCGAGTTGATCTCCCTGCCGGTCGTCCTCGCCCTGCTGCTCGTCGTGTTCGGCGGACTGCGCGCCGCCGCGCTGCCGCTGGTGATCGCGGTGAGCGGGATCGCGGGTGCCTTCCTCGGACTGTTCGCCTTCAGCCAGGTCACCGACATCTCGGTGTACGCGATCCAGGTCACCACCATGCTGGGCCTCGGACTCGCCATCGACTACGCCCTGTTGATGCTGGTCCGCTTCCGCGAGGAACGACGGCACACCGAGTCCACCGAAGACCTGGTCGAGGCCGTGCACCGCACGGTCGACGCGGCCGGCCGGACCGTGCTGTTCTCCGGGCTCACCGTGGCCGTCAGCCTGACCGGCCTGCTGGTCTTCCCGAGCGTGTTCCTGCGCAGCATGGGCCTGGCCGTCGCCGCCGTCGTGGTGGTCGACATGCTGGCCGCGGTCACGCTGCTGCCCGCGCTGCTCACGACGTTCGGGGGGAGGATCCGGCCCTCGAAGGCACGCTCCCAGGACGAGGAGGGCCGGGTCTTCGCCCGTCTCGCCCGCTTCGCGCAACGCCGCCGGATCGCCGTCCTGGTCACCGTCGTCCCGGCCCTGCTGCTCCTCGCCCTGCCCGTGATCGGCATGCGGATCGCCATCGGCGACGCCCGGCAACTGCCGTCCAGTACCGAGGCACGGCAGTTGTACGACACCGTCGACGCGCACTTCCCGAAGGGCACCGGCGTCTCCCCCGTGATCGTCGTCCTGAAGCCCGGCACCGATACGGCCACCGGCGACCGCATCCGCGCCCTGGTTCCGAACTCCGAGTCCCGTGAACTGCCGGGCGGCAACACCGTCGTAGAACTGCAGCCGCCCGGCAGCGTGGACGGCAAGGCGGCCACCGGCCTCGTCGAGCGGGTGCGGGACGTGCGCGGCGACGAGCCCGTCGAGGTGACCGGGGTCGCGGCCCGGCTGGTCGACTTCCGCGCGATGCTCGCCGACCGGGCGCCCTGGGCGGCCCTGACCGTCCTGGCCGGCATCTTCGTCCTGCTGTTCGCCTTCACCGGCTCGGTGCTGATCCCACTGCGCACGATCGCGACCACCCTGCTCAGTCTGGGCGCGGCGCTCGGCGTGGTGGTGTGGGTCTTCCAGGACGGCCACGGGGCCGGGCTGCTCGGCGGCGAGGGGCTGGGCGCGCTGAGCCTGACCGCGCCGCCGCTGATCGTGTCGATCGCGTTCGGGCTCGCCATGGACTACGAGCTGTTCATCCTGGCCCGGATGCGGGAGTCCCGGCAGCGCACCGGGGACGACCACGAGGCCGTGGTGACCGGGCTGCGCCGCTCCGGGCGGGTCGTCACCTGCGCCGCCCTGCTCCTCGCGGTCGTGTTCGGCGCCTTCATGACCGGCGGATTCTCCCCCATCCTCCAGATCGGCCTCGGACTGACCCTGGCGGTGCTGATCGACGCGACGGTCGTACGGATGCTGCTGGTCCCGGCGACCATGGCGCTGCTCGGCCGGCACGCCTGGTGGGCGCCCCAGCCGCTGCGCAGGGTGCACGACCGGTTCGGGCTGCGGGAGGCAGCCGCGGCCGAGCCGTCCGCGACGACGAAGGTCTGA
- a CDS encoding L,D-transpeptidase: MGVPHISNRSGRQPERWSRRGILAALGAVPAAFVLTGCSGSADASEGTSTASAQAAAKKAAITVTPADGTRKADFDGPVEVTVTDGTLASVKVTGNDGSTLAGSLNGAKTTWTSTTNPYSGTRYTVAVTAQDGTEDTATFTTKSPGETFVGWFTPEANTTSGVGMPVSINFSHAVSDRAAVQKAITVTAEPAVEIVGHWFSDTRLDFRPETYWAAGTKITLGLRLKDVQGTAGVYGVQSKDVTFHIGREQISTVDLSTKEMVVKRDGETIATYPVSGGDSDHTTWSGIMVISERFKQTRMQSSTVGLGDEYDISDVPHAQRLTTSGTFVHGNYWASTSVFGSRNTSHGCVGLHDAKGANDSSVDGYKFYESSLLGDVVIVKNSGDKTVEPSNGLNGWNLSWSDWKAGSAV, translated from the coding sequence GTGGGCGTCCCGCACATATCGAACCGGTCCGGGCGACAGCCGGAGAGGTGGTCCCGGCGCGGGATACTCGCCGCCCTGGGTGCCGTACCGGCGGCCTTCGTCCTGACGGGCTGCAGCGGATCGGCGGACGCCTCGGAGGGGACGTCGACCGCGTCCGCCCAAGCTGCCGCGAAGAAGGCGGCCATCACGGTCACCCCCGCCGACGGGACCAGGAAGGCCGACTTCGACGGTCCCGTCGAGGTCACCGTGACCGACGGCACCCTGGCCTCCGTGAAAGTGACCGGCAACGACGGCTCCACGCTGGCCGGATCGCTCAACGGCGCGAAGACCACATGGACTTCGACGACGAACCCGTACTCGGGCACCAGGTACACGGTCGCGGTCACGGCACAGGACGGCACCGAGGACACGGCGACCTTCACCACGAAGTCCCCCGGCGAGACGTTCGTGGGCTGGTTCACCCCCGAGGCGAACACCACCTCCGGCGTCGGCATGCCGGTCTCCATCAACTTCTCGCACGCCGTGTCCGACAGGGCCGCCGTCCAGAAGGCGATCACCGTGACCGCCGAACCCGCGGTCGAGATCGTGGGCCACTGGTTCAGCGACACCCGGCTCGACTTCCGGCCCGAGACCTACTGGGCGGCCGGCACGAAGATCACGCTCGGCCTGCGGCTCAAGGACGTCCAGGGCACCGCCGGGGTCTACGGCGTGCAGTCCAAGGACGTCACCTTCCACATCGGCCGCGAGCAGATCAGCACGGTCGACCTGTCCACCAAGGAGATGGTGGTGAAGAGGGACGGCGAGACGATCGCCACCTACCCCGTCTCCGGCGGCGACTCCGACCACACCACCTGGTCCGGGATCATGGTGATCAGCGAACGGTTCAAGCAGACCCGCATGCAGTCCTCGACGGTCGGCCTCGGCGACGAGTACGACATCTCCGACGTCCCGCACGCCCAGCGCCTGACCACTTCCGGCACCTTCGTGCACGGCAACTACTGGGCGTCCACCTCGGTGTTCGGCAGCCGGAACACCAGCCACGGCTGCGTCGGCCTGCACGACGCCAAGGGCGCGAACGACAGCTCCGTGGACGGCTACAAGTTCTACGAGAGCTCCCTGCTCGGCGATGTCGTGATCGTGAAGAACTCCGGCGACAAGACCGTGGAACCGTCGAACGGGCTCAACGGCTGGAACCTGTCGTGGTCGGACTGGAAGGCGGGCAGCGCGGTCTGA
- a CDS encoding helix-turn-helix domain-containing protein, translating to MAADNALGEFLKARRGRVPPSRADLPAHGRRRVAGLRRDELARLAGISEPYLTRLEQGVDRHPSPQVLRALARALELDDDTRAHLFALAAPDPVPPVETEVAPDLHQLLDGWVGTPAYVRNRRFEVLAANKWARALAPMYEPGHNLVRDMFLGPAARRLFPDWPEIAAQTVAALRAEADPRDPVTARLVAELESDADFRGLWERYDARPSRDELKRFAHPHVGELALRRQALTVGGTEQQVIIVYQAVPSSPSAEALARLL from the coding sequence ATGGCGGCCGACAACGCGCTCGGAGAGTTCCTGAAGGCAAGGCGGGGACGGGTCCCGCCCTCGCGCGCGGATCTGCCCGCCCACGGAAGACGCCGGGTCGCGGGACTGCGCCGGGACGAGCTGGCCCGGCTGGCGGGCATCAGCGAGCCGTATCTGACCCGGCTGGAACAGGGCGTGGACCGGCATCCCTCGCCGCAGGTGCTGCGGGCGCTCGCGCGGGCGCTGGAACTGGACGACGACACCCGCGCGCATCTGTTCGCGCTCGCCGCCCCGGATCCCGTACCGCCGGTGGAGACCGAAGTCGCCCCGGATCTGCACCAGTTGCTCGACGGGTGGGTGGGCACACCGGCGTATGTGCGCAACCGGCGGTTCGAGGTGCTGGCCGCCAACAAGTGGGCCCGCGCGCTCGCGCCGATGTACGAGCCCGGGCACAACCTGGTCCGGGACATGTTCCTCGGCCCCGCGGCCCGCCGGCTGTTCCCCGACTGGCCGGAGATCGCCGCGCAGACCGTCGCGGCCCTGCGTGCCGAGGCCGACCCACGCGACCCCGTGACCGCGCGGCTCGTGGCCGAGCTGGAGAGCGACGCGGACTTCCGCGGCCTCTGGGAGCGGTACGACGCGCGGCCCTCCCGCGACGAACTGAAACGGTTCGCGCACCCGCACGTCGGGGAGCTCGCCCTGCGGCGGCAGGCGCTCACCGTCGGGGGCACGGAGCAGCAGGTGATCATCGTCTACCAGGCGGTGCCCTCGAGTCCCTCCGCCGAAGCCCTCGCCAGGTTGCTCTGA
- a CDS encoding SDR family NAD(P)-dependent oxidoreductase, translated as MKKTWFITGASRGFGRIWAEAALSRGDRVAATARRPESLEPLVDTYGDSVLPLALDVTDRAAAFAAVRRAADAFGRLDVVVNNAGYGLFGMVEETSEEQARAQLDTNVLGPLWVTQAVLPLLRAQRGGHILQVSSIGGLAAFPSLGLYNASKWALEGMSEALAQEVGPLGVRVTIVEPGPYGTDWSGSSAVHAEPLAAYEPIREARRAGAGARAPQDPQTTAEVILELVDTDEPPLRLFLGTYPYPVVEASYRRRLDTWNTWRPLAARA; from the coding sequence ATGAAGAAGACCTGGTTCATCACCGGCGCGTCCCGCGGCTTCGGCCGGATCTGGGCGGAGGCCGCGCTTTCCCGAGGCGACCGGGTGGCCGCCACCGCCCGCCGCCCCGAGTCCCTCGAGCCCCTCGTCGACACCTACGGGGACAGCGTCCTGCCCCTCGCCCTCGACGTCACCGACCGGGCGGCCGCCTTCGCCGCCGTCCGACGGGCCGCCGACGCCTTCGGCCGCCTCGACGTGGTCGTCAACAACGCGGGCTACGGCCTGTTCGGGATGGTCGAGGAGACCAGCGAGGAGCAGGCCCGCGCCCAGCTGGACACGAACGTGCTCGGCCCGCTGTGGGTGACACAGGCGGTCCTGCCCCTCCTGCGTGCCCAGCGCGGCGGGCACATCCTGCAGGTGTCCAGCATCGGCGGCCTGGCCGCCTTCCCCTCCCTGGGCCTCTACAACGCCTCCAAGTGGGCGCTGGAGGGCATGAGCGAGGCGCTCGCCCAGGAGGTCGGTCCGCTCGGCGTCCGCGTCACCATCGTCGAACCCGGCCCCTACGGCACCGACTGGTCCGGCTCCTCCGCGGTGCACGCCGAGCCCCTCGCCGCCTACGAGCCGATCCGTGAGGCCCGCCGGGCCGGTGCCGGCGCCCGGGCGCCCCAGGATCCGCAGACCACCGCCGAGGTCATCCTCGAACTGGTCGACACGGACGAGCCGCCCCTGCGCCTGTTCCTGGGCACCTACCCCTATCCGGTCGTGGAAGCCTCCTACCGCAGGCGACTGGACACCTGGAACACCTGGCGGCCACTCGCCGCCAGGGCCTGA
- a CDS encoding glycoside hydrolase family 16 protein: protein MSETSGIPRRRRALVAVLSTLGLAAALATAATLPADASAPTPPTGWSQVFLDDFNGSAGTGVNTSNWQYATGTSYPGGPAHWGTGEVETMTNSTSNVALDGNGNLRITPLRDAAGNWTSGRIETNRTDFQPPSGGKLRVEARIQMPNVTGTAAEGYWPAFWALGAPYRGNYQNWPSVGELDIMENVQGMNRVWATMHCGTNPGGPCNETTGIGNNVACPGSTCQSAFHTYTMEWDRSVSPETIRFFVDGTQFHSVNASQMDATTWANATGHGFFLILNVAMGGAFPDALGGGLDSGTQSSVPMTVDYVQVLSASGSGTTPPPTGGVDAYGTIQAESYNSQSGVSAEATTDSGGGQDIGSLANGDWALYQNVNFGSTAATQFVARVASGAAGGVSGLVEVRLDSRTATPVGSFSIANTGGWQSWRTVPANMSAVTGTHNVYLAFTSGQSADFVNVNWFNFGH from the coding sequence ATGAGTGAAACCTCCGGCATACCCAGACGGCGGCGAGCCCTCGTCGCCGTGCTGAGCACCCTCGGTCTGGCCGCCGCCCTCGCGACGGCCGCGACCCTCCCCGCCGACGCCTCCGCCCCCACCCCTCCCACGGGCTGGTCGCAGGTCTTCCTCGACGACTTCAACGGTTCCGCCGGAACCGGCGTGAACACCTCCAACTGGCAGTACGCGACCGGCACTTCCTATCCGGGCGGTCCCGCCCACTGGGGCACCGGCGAGGTCGAGACGATGACCAACAGCACCAGCAACGTGGCGCTGGACGGCAACGGCAACCTGCGCATCACGCCCCTTCGCGACGCGGCCGGCAACTGGACCTCGGGCCGTATCGAGACCAACCGCACCGACTTCCAGCCCCCGTCCGGCGGCAAGCTGCGCGTCGAGGCGCGCATCCAGATGCCCAACGTCACCGGCACCGCGGCCGAGGGCTACTGGCCGGCGTTCTGGGCACTGGGCGCGCCCTACCGCGGCAACTACCAGAACTGGCCGAGCGTCGGTGAGCTGGACATCATGGAGAACGTCCAGGGCATGAACCGCGTGTGGGCCACGATGCACTGCGGCACCAACCCGGGCGGCCCGTGCAACGAGACGACGGGCATCGGCAACAACGTCGCCTGTCCGGGCTCGACCTGCCAGTCGGCGTTCCACACCTACACCATGGAGTGGGACCGCTCGGTGAGCCCCGAGACGATCCGCTTCTTCGTGGACGGCACCCAGTTCCACTCGGTCAACGCGAGCCAGATGGACGCGACGACCTGGGCCAATGCCACGGGCCACGGCTTCTTCCTCATCCTCAACGTGGCGATGGGCGGCGCCTTCCCGGACGCGCTCGGCGGCGGCCTCGACTCCGGCACCCAGTCCAGCGTGCCCATGACCGTCGACTACGTCCAGGTGCTGTCGGCGAGTGGGAGCGGTACCACGCCTCCGCCCACGGGCGGCGTCGACGCCTACGGCACCATTCAGGCGGAGTCGTACAACAGCCAGAGTGGCGTGAGCGCCGAGGCCACGACGGACTCCGGTGGCGGCCAGGACATCGGCTCGCTCGCGAACGGTGACTGGGCGCTCTACCAGAACGTCAACTTCGGTTCCACGGCGGCGACTCAGTTCGTGGCGCGCGTGGCGAGCGGCGCGGCGGGCGGCGTCAGCGGTCTGGTCGAGGTGCGCCTGGACAGCCGTACCGCCACTCCGGTCGGCAGCTTCTCGATCGCCAACACGGGTGGCTGGCAGTCCTGGAGAACGGTCCCGGCGAACATGAGCGCCGTCACCGGCACGCACAACGTGTATCTGGCCTTCACCAGCGGCCAGTCGGCCGACTTCGTGAACGTGAACTGGTTCAACTTCGGTCACTGA
- a CDS encoding TolB family protein, which yields MTRTARLSILLAAVLLLGAVGTGSVLYAAHRSGMKDQQQANGPTVRAGTVSLRPTAGRRLLVRNLAWGPHRDEIATVPADDPEGPRTASGVKCLRFHAAAGTGVCLQAVHGALQDTYRAVVLDAHLRERHRFPAAGIPTRARVSPSGRMVAWTVFVSGDSYAGTNFSTRTAVVDTRTWAIDDNLETFHIVKDGRTYRAADTNVWGVTFADDNRFYATLATGGRTYLVRGDVTARTLTTLHRNVECPSLSPDGTRVAYKKRVKGASPDAPWRLYVLNLHTMKETPTAESRDIDDQALWADDDTLVYALPGDYGSDLWTVPADGTGTARRLMTSAVAPAYLG from the coding sequence GTGACCAGAACCGCCCGTCTGTCGATCCTGCTCGCCGCTGTCCTGCTGCTCGGCGCGGTCGGCACCGGGTCGGTGCTGTACGCCGCCCACCGCTCGGGCATGAAGGACCAGCAGCAGGCGAACGGTCCGACCGTCCGGGCCGGCACCGTCTCGCTGCGGCCGACGGCAGGGCGCCGCCTGCTGGTACGCAATCTGGCCTGGGGTCCGCACCGCGACGAGATCGCCACCGTCCCCGCCGACGATCCCGAGGGCCCGCGCACCGCTTCGGGGGTGAAGTGCCTGCGCTTCCACGCGGCCGCCGGCACCGGCGTCTGCCTCCAGGCCGTGCACGGCGCGCTGCAGGACACCTACCGCGCGGTGGTGCTCGACGCGCACCTGCGCGAACGCCACCGCTTCCCGGCGGCCGGCATCCCCACCCGGGCCCGGGTCTCGCCCTCCGGACGCATGGTCGCCTGGACGGTGTTCGTCAGCGGGGACTCGTACGCCGGAACGAATTTCTCCACCCGCACGGCCGTCGTCGACACCCGCACCTGGGCGATCGACGACAACCTGGAGACCTTCCACATCGTCAAGGACGGCCGGACCTACCGAGCCGCCGACACCAACGTCTGGGGCGTCACCTTCGCCGACGACAACCGCTTCTACGCCACGCTGGCGACGGGTGGCCGGACGTATCTCGTGCGGGGCGACGTCACCGCGCGCACGCTCACCACCCTGCACCGCAACGTCGAATGCCCCTCCCTCTCACCCGACGGCACCCGCGTCGCCTACAAGAAGCGCGTCAAGGGGGCCTCGCCCGACGCCCCTTGGCGGCTGTACGTCCTGAACCTGCACACCATGAAGGAGACCCCGACCGCCGAGTCGCGCGACATCGACGACCAGGCCCTGTGGGCCGACGACGACACCCTCGTCTACGCCCTCCCCGGCGACTACGGCTCCGACCTGTGGACCGTCCCCGCCGACGGCACCGGCACGGCCCGCCGCCTGATGACCTCCGCCGTCGCCCCCGCCTACCTGGGGTGA